In the genome of Bacteroidales bacterium, the window CTGTCTATTTTTTTATTTGTAAGACCTAATTATTGACCCTAGAAAAAATGAAAATAAATATTAAAAAGTTTTTATTGCCAGTAATACAACTAAGGATAGACTGGAAAATCAAGATTTATATTATAACTATAGTTGTTGGTGCAATAGTTGGTTTTCTTATCCTTTTTCCATTAAATCAAGGTATTCTTTTTTATGAATATGTACAAAATGAACCTGATGGCCCAACCGTTATTCAATTTGTCCAGAGCCAGTTTAATATGTTATTTTCTGGTGAAAGTTCAGGTAAACTTATATTTTATTCTACCGCAGGTGCTATGCTTGGTTTATTAACCGCAAGGATACATATATCATTAAACAGTAATCTCCGATATATTGAACAGTTAAGTGGGGAATTAACAAAAGATGTCAGAAAACTTATTTCTCATGGAGAAAGCTCCACATTAGAGTTTAAATCTACGTTCCGTTGGGACATGAAACAATCTAAAGTTAACAAGCAACTCGTATTTGTTATTTTAAAAACAATAGCTGGTTTCATGAATAATAGTGGGGGTACACTTCTTATTGGAGTTGGAGATGACGGTAAAATTATTGGTTTGGAAAAGGATTACCAAAATCTTAA includes:
- a CDS encoding ATP-binding protein, whose protein sequence is MKINIKKFLLPVIQLRIDWKIKIYIITIVVGAIVGFLILFPLNQGILFYEYVQNEPDGPTVIQFVQSQFNMLFSGESSGKLIFYSTAGAMLGLLTARIHISLNSNLRYIEQLSGELTKDVRKLISHGESSTLEFKSTFRWDMKQSKVNKQLVFVILKTIAGFMNNSGGTLLIGVGDDGKIIGLEKDYQNL